A genomic region of Gossypium hirsutum isolate 1008001.06 chromosome D01, Gossypium_hirsutum_v2.1, whole genome shotgun sequence contains the following coding sequences:
- the LOC107921296 gene encoding glycine-rich RNA-binding protein 4, mitochondrial isoform X1, whose product MQAINGMIRVLHKNSLARSLWARNSCSKLFVGGLSYDTNETVLKNAFEKYGEIIEAVRVIAHHVSGKSRGYGFVRFTSDASAKVAFKEMHSKVLDGRNIRVEFACKNS is encoded by the exons ATGCAGGCCATAAATGGGATGATTCGTGTTCTTCATAAAAACTCATTAGCTAGATCACTCTGGGCTCGCAATTCTTGCTCAAAATTATTCGTTGGAG GGCTTTCATATGATACCAATGAGACTGTTTTGaagaatgcttttgaaaaatatggtGAAATCATTGAAG CAGTTCGAGTCATCGCTCATCACGTGAGTGGGAAATCGAGAGGGTATGGATTTGTGCGATTCACTTCTGATGCTTCAGCCAAGGTAGCTTTTAAGGAGATGCATTCCAAG GTACTGGACGGTAGAAATATTCGAGTTGAATTCGCATGCAAGAACAGTTGA
- the LOC107922633 gene encoding 50S ribosomal protein L17 isoform X1, which translates to MSMLRTMVSQLVKHERIETTVAKAKEIRRLGDNMVQLGKEGSHFAARHAAAFVREDDVIHKLFTELAYRYKDRASGYTRLLRTRIRVGDVAPMAYIE; encoded by the exons ATGTCCATGCTCAG AACAATGGTTTCCCAGTTGGTAAAGCACGAGCGCATTGAAACTACTGTTGCCAAG GCAAAGGAGATTCGGCGACTTGGTGATAACATGGTACAGCTTGGGAAAGAG GGTTCACATTTTGCAGCAAGGCATGCTGCTGCTTTTGTCCGAGAAGATGATGTTATTCACAAGCTATTTACAGAACTGGCATATCGATACAA AGACAGGGCAAGTGGATATACAAGACTGCTTCGAACTCGCATCCGAGTTGGTGATGTTGCCCCAATGGCCTATATAGAGTAA
- the LOC107921296 gene encoding glycine-rich RNA-binding protein 4, mitochondrial isoform X2 produces the protein MQAINGMIRVLHKNSLARSLWARNSCSKLFVGGLSYDTNETVLKNAFEKYGEIIEVRVIAHHVSGKSRGYGFVRFTSDASAKVAFKEMHSKVLDGRNIRVEFACKNS, from the exons ATGCAGGCCATAAATGGGATGATTCGTGTTCTTCATAAAAACTCATTAGCTAGATCACTCTGGGCTCGCAATTCTTGCTCAAAATTATTCGTTGGAG GGCTTTCATATGATACCAATGAGACTGTTTTGaagaatgcttttgaaaaatatggtGAAATCATTGAAG TTCGAGTCATCGCTCATCACGTGAGTGGGAAATCGAGAGGGTATGGATTTGTGCGATTCACTTCTGATGCTTCAGCCAAGGTAGCTTTTAAGGAGATGCATTCCAAG GTACTGGACGGTAGAAATATTCGAGTTGAATTCGCATGCAAGAACAGTTGA
- the LOC107922633 gene encoding 50S ribosomal protein L17 isoform X2, whose product MSMLRTMVSQLVKHERIETTVAKAKEIRRLGDNMVQLGKEQGMLLLLSEKMMLFTSYLQNWHIDTKTGQVDIQDCFELASELVMLPQWPI is encoded by the exons ATGTCCATGCTCAG AACAATGGTTTCCCAGTTGGTAAAGCACGAGCGCATTGAAACTACTGTTGCCAAG GCAAAGGAGATTCGGCGACTTGGTGATAACATGGTACAGCTTGGGAAAGAG CAAGGCATGCTGCTGCTTTTGTCCGAGAAGATGATGTTATTCACAAGCTATTTACAGAACTGGCATATCGATACAA AGACAGGGCAAGTGGATATACAAGACTGCTTCGAACTCGCATCCGAGTTGGTGATGTTGCCCCAATGGCCTATATAG